The following coding sequences are from one Nitrospira sp. CR1.1 window:
- a CDS encoding MOSC domain-containing protein — MKPSVTPHVHQVSLSDGGVPKRAVDSAVITIRGLAGDRQRNRKYHGGPDRAVCLYSLEVIEALRAEGHLIGPGSSGENLTMAGLDWLHMAPGDRLAIGEHVRLELTSYTTPCRLNAQWFRDGNFGRIAQGAYPGWSRLYARVLNEGVVKPGDVVVVDARTGER; from the coding sequence ATGAAGCCATCGGTGACGCCACATGTTCACCAGGTAAGCCTTTCCGATGGCGGAGTGCCGAAGCGGGCTGTGGATTCGGCCGTGATCACGATCAGGGGATTGGCCGGCGATCGCCAGCGCAACCGGAAGTACCACGGAGGACCCGATCGGGCAGTCTGCCTCTATTCGTTGGAAGTGATCGAGGCCCTGCGTGCCGAAGGTCATTTGATAGGGCCGGGCTCGTCCGGAGAGAACCTCACGATGGCTGGCCTCGATTGGCTGCACATGGCTCCGGGGGATCGACTCGCGATCGGAGAGCATGTCCGCCTTGAATTGACCAGTTACACCACACCGTGCCGGTTGAATGCTCAATGGTTCAGAGACGGGAACTTTGGCCGCATTGCGCAGGGGGCGTACCCCGGCTGGAGCCGTCTCTACGCGCGGGTGCTCAATGAGGGAGTCGTGAAGCCAGGGGATGTGGTGGTGGTTGACGCACGCACTGGTGAGCGGTAA
- a CDS encoding methyltransferase domain-containing protein: MASTSKVNQSAIGASAVDAGDWIQVDVRTSLDAGELLGVLNDPDVTGAWQEEEWVHLYWPVGRCGPDTWQGLTRALIQLGHPDPDRAVTINQLANQDWNAQWSRLVEPIRTGRVLIRPSWKPVPLNPDDIELIIDPKQAFGTGHHATTQLLIEWLQQVVQTGDRVLDVGTGSGVLAMVALRLGATEALGVDFDAVAVDCAREYAQVNGFDRRLTLSVGDAQLGQPQDTFDPTLVLANLDRQTLLASAENLCGYAAGGARLLLSGLLVDQRADIEAAYASRGVYVNAVRERDGWLALEATGMESCDGGLCS; the protein is encoded by the coding sequence ATGGCGTCAACCTCCAAGGTAAATCAATCTGCTATAGGCGCGTCCGCGGTGGATGCAGGTGATTGGATTCAAGTCGATGTGCGGACCTCGCTGGATGCCGGCGAGCTGTTGGGGGTTCTCAATGATCCTGATGTCACGGGAGCCTGGCAGGAGGAGGAGTGGGTCCATCTCTATTGGCCGGTCGGCCGTTGCGGGCCGGATACCTGGCAGGGGCTCACACGTGCGCTGATTCAACTTGGCCATCCGGACCCGGACCGAGCCGTGACCATCAATCAGTTGGCAAATCAGGATTGGAATGCGCAATGGTCCCGGCTGGTGGAACCGATCAGGACCGGGCGGGTCCTGATCAGACCGAGTTGGAAGCCAGTGCCGCTGAATCCGGATGATATCGAATTGATTATCGATCCCAAGCAGGCATTCGGCACCGGCCACCATGCGACGACACAGTTGTTGATTGAATGGCTGCAGCAGGTCGTGCAGACAGGCGATCGGGTGTTGGATGTGGGGACCGGCAGCGGCGTGCTGGCGATGGTGGCCTTGCGACTCGGGGCAACGGAAGCGCTGGGCGTGGATTTCGATGCCGTGGCGGTGGACTGCGCGCGTGAGTATGCTCAGGTCAATGGATTCGACCGGCGGCTGACGCTGTCCGTGGGTGATGCCCAATTGGGGCAGCCCCAAGACACGTTCGATCCTACCCTGGTGCTCGCGAATTTGGATCGGCAGACGCTATTGGCATCCGCCGAGAACCTTTGCGGGTATGCCGCTGGTGGGGCACGGCTCTTACTGTCCGGCCTGCTGGTCGACCAGCGGGCGGACATTGAAGCAGCCTATGCCTCTCGCGGAGTCTATGTGAACGCCGTTCGGGAACGCGACGGGTGGCTGGCATTGGAAGCGACGGGAATGGAAAGCTGTGATGGCGGTCTCTGTTCCTGA
- a CDS encoding MFS transporter, translating to MRGLLIAQFCGAFNDNAWKFMVALLGIRAATTTLAPGQDSEAASQTQTTLAMVVFTLPLVLTSFVAGFFADRLSKRTVIITMKAVEVVLMAGATLALLSHPTGGPWVLVMLACMGIHSAVFSPAKYGILPELLPHAELARGNSILELFTFLAILTGTTAGGFLLAGAGTQPWLAPLTLTALALIGFAAAWAVPPVPAARAAGGLFDTLRGALSALRADRLLRLAITGAVFFWTIASLVVQNVLVYAKAVLGLSDALATVPSALISVGIGLGALIVGRLSRSRVEYGLVPLGAAGVAVFLLILGWWMPSFAGTLVLMIALGMSSALIFIPINALVQWRAPHDRRGSVIALENICVFTGILLGSLSGGLLASAGLSTVGIFLATALATTLGTAWAMWLMPETFLRLVLVLLTHTLYRLRIVGQAHVPVTGGALLVPNHVSFIDGFLLIASLDRPIRFVVDAHYVNHPVFKPFMRALQVIPIASDGGPRVILRALRDAGQALDAGDLVCIFPEGQITRTGNLLPFRRGFERIVKGREVPVVPVHLDRVWGSIFSFVGGRFVTKWPERLPYPVTVSFGTPIPADTPAHELRRLVRELGEAAWRWRKSSRHPLHAACVRAMRRHPFRLAMADATKPRVSSLQALIGAIALARALKIHWQSQQNVGLLLPPTVAGALTTVAAALAGRTSVNLNYTVGKAGLESAVQQAQLRTIVTSRKFIEKAKLELPDGPTILWLEDIGATIGSPQKALAAALAILAPLRLIESACGQTRRVTMDDLATIIFSSGSTGEPKGVMLSHFSIDANVQAVSQVLPLAGDDRILGILPLFHSFGYLVFWYVTLNGAATVFHPSPLDVTAIGELCAKHRLTFLVCTPTFLQLYQRRCTPEQFSTLRVVLTGAEKLSLRLCQSFQDRFGIAPIEGYGVTECAPVIAVNCPDFRAAGFYQPASRRGSVGQPLPGVSVRIVDPDSDAILPPGTSGMLLVKGPNVMNGYLGREDLTAQAMRDGWYITGDIATLDDDGFLTITDRLSRFSKIGGEMVPHRLVEEALQLASGEDAQICAVTGVPDERKGEQLAVLHTLAEERIPQILAKAAAAGLPNLFLPSHSHCLKVEALPILGTGKLDLRALKRIAMERLGGGKTDT from the coding sequence TTGCGCGGGTTGCTCATCGCGCAGTTTTGCGGGGCTTTCAACGACAACGCATGGAAATTCATGGTCGCGCTCCTGGGCATCCGGGCTGCCACGACGACACTCGCACCCGGCCAGGATAGTGAAGCGGCATCGCAAACTCAGACCACTCTCGCCATGGTGGTCTTTACGCTGCCCTTGGTCCTGACCTCATTCGTGGCCGGATTTTTTGCCGACCGCCTGAGCAAGCGTACCGTCATCATCACGATGAAGGCGGTGGAAGTTGTGCTCATGGCAGGGGCGACACTCGCCTTATTGTCTCATCCCACCGGCGGCCCCTGGGTCCTTGTGATGCTCGCGTGCATGGGCATCCACAGCGCAGTGTTCAGCCCGGCAAAGTACGGCATTCTTCCAGAACTGCTCCCGCATGCAGAACTTGCCCGGGGTAACAGTATTCTGGAGTTATTCACCTTCCTGGCGATTTTGACGGGCACCACGGCCGGCGGGTTCCTGCTGGCCGGCGCCGGAACCCAGCCCTGGCTCGCCCCGCTCACATTGACAGCCCTGGCGCTGATCGGTTTTGCCGCAGCCTGGGCTGTGCCGCCGGTTCCCGCCGCGCGCGCGGCCGGGGGCCTGTTCGATACGTTGCGCGGGGCCCTCTCGGCATTGCGTGCGGATCGCCTGTTGCGCCTGGCCATTACCGGAGCGGTCTTTTTCTGGACGATTGCCAGCCTTGTCGTGCAGAACGTGCTCGTCTACGCCAAGGCCGTGCTGGGCCTTTCGGATGCCCTGGCCACCGTGCCCTCGGCATTGATTTCAGTGGGCATCGGATTGGGCGCCCTTATCGTCGGACGACTCTCCAGGTCTCGCGTGGAATACGGGCTGGTCCCTTTGGGAGCGGCCGGGGTGGCCGTATTCCTGCTGATCCTCGGCTGGTGGATGCCGTCGTTCGCCGGCACCCTCGTGCTGATGATCGCATTGGGCATGTCGAGCGCCCTCATTTTCATTCCCATCAATGCCCTGGTGCAATGGCGCGCGCCGCACGATCGCCGGGGCTCGGTTATCGCGCTGGAGAACATCTGCGTGTTCACCGGCATCCTGCTGGGCTCCCTGAGCGGCGGCCTGCTCGCGAGCGCAGGACTCTCCACCGTCGGCATTTTTCTCGCAACCGCTCTGGCCACCACGCTCGGCACAGCCTGGGCGATGTGGCTCATGCCGGAAACGTTCCTGCGCCTGGTCCTGGTGCTGCTGACTCATACTCTCTACCGGTTGCGTATTGTCGGCCAGGCCCATGTGCCGGTCACGGGCGGCGCACTGCTCGTCCCCAACCACGTTTCATTCATCGATGGTTTTTTGCTGATCGCCAGCCTGGATCGACCCATCCGGTTTGTCGTCGATGCCCACTATGTGAATCACCCCGTGTTCAAACCGTTCATGCGGGCACTGCAGGTAATTCCGATTGCCTCCGATGGCGGTCCTCGCGTCATTCTTCGCGCGCTGCGCGATGCGGGCCAAGCGCTCGACGCCGGTGATCTGGTCTGTATATTCCCCGAAGGGCAGATCACGCGCACCGGCAACCTGTTGCCCTTTCGCCGCGGGTTCGAGCGGATCGTCAAAGGTCGCGAGGTGCCGGTGGTCCCGGTGCATCTGGATCGCGTCTGGGGCAGCATCTTCAGCTTTGTCGGGGGCCGATTCGTCACCAAATGGCCGGAGCGCCTGCCCTATCCGGTGACCGTCTCATTCGGGACTCCGATTCCTGCCGACACACCCGCGCATGAGCTCCGCCGCCTCGTCAGGGAACTCGGTGAAGCCGCCTGGCGCTGGCGAAAGTCTTCACGGCATCCTCTGCATGCGGCGTGTGTCCGCGCCATGCGGCGGCATCCCTTCCGCCTCGCGATGGCCGATGCGACGAAACCCCGCGTGTCTTCACTGCAGGCCTTGATCGGGGCAATCGCCCTGGCACGCGCCTTAAAAATCCACTGGCAGAGCCAACAGAATGTGGGCCTGCTGCTGCCGCCGACCGTCGCGGGAGCGCTCACGACGGTTGCCGCCGCGCTCGCCGGCCGCACCAGCGTGAACCTCAATTACACCGTCGGCAAAGCCGGACTGGAATCGGCCGTGCAGCAGGCACAGCTGCGCACCATCGTCACCAGTCGCAAGTTTATCGAGAAGGCCAAACTTGAACTCCCTGATGGTCCCACCATTCTCTGGCTGGAAGACATCGGCGCCACCATCGGCAGCCCGCAGAAGGCGCTCGCCGCGGCCCTGGCGATTTTAGCCCCGCTCCGACTCATTGAATCGGCCTGCGGACAAACCCGGCGGGTGACCATGGACGATCTCGCCACGATCATCTTCAGCAGCGGCAGCACCGGCGAGCCGAAAGGCGTCATGCTCTCTCACTTCAGTATTGACGCCAATGTACAGGCCGTCTCACAGGTGCTTCCCCTGGCCGGGGATGATCGAATCCTGGGCATTCTTCCGCTCTTCCACTCATTCGGCTACCTCGTGTTCTGGTACGTCACGCTCAACGGCGCTGCAACCGTGTTCCATCCCTCGCCGCTGGATGTCACGGCAATCGGCGAACTCTGCGCCAAACATCGCCTGACGTTTCTGGTCTGCACCCCCACCTTTCTGCAGCTCTATCAACGGCGCTGCACGCCGGAACAATTCAGCACGCTTCGGGTGGTGCTGACGGGCGCGGAAAAATTATCGCTGCGGCTTTGCCAGTCCTTCCAGGACCGATTCGGCATTGCCCCGATCGAAGGCTATGGCGTGACCGAGTGCGCCCCGGTGATTGCCGTGAACTGTCCGGATTTCAGAGCGGCGGGATTTTATCAACCGGCCTCGCGGCGCGGCAGCGTCGGCCAGCCGCTTCCTGGAGTATCGGTTCGTATCGTCGATCCCGATAGTGATGCCATTCTCCCGCCCGGCACGTCCGGCATGTTGCTCGTGAAAGGCCCGAATGTCATGAACGGCTACTTAGGGCGAGAAGATCTGACCGCGCAAGCCATGCGAGACGGATGGTATATTACAGGCGACATCGCGACACTCGACGACGACGGATTCTTGACGATCACTGATCGGCTGTCACGTTTTTCCAAGATCGGCGGGGAAATGGTGCCGCACCGGTTGGTCGAAGAAGCGCTGCAACTCGCTTCGGGGGAAGATGCGCAAATCTGCGCGGTCACCGGGGTGCCGGACGAGCGCAAGGGAGAACAGTTGGCCGTCCTGCACACACTCGCCGAAGAGCGAATTCCTCAGATCCTGGCAAAGGCCGCAGCTGCCGGCCTTCCCAATTTATTTCTGCCCTCCCACAGCCACTGCCTCAAGGTCGAGGCGCTGCCCATCCTGGGAACGGGCAAGCTGGATCTCCGGGCCCTCAAACGGATCGCGATGGAACGGCTGGGAGGCGGGAAGACTGATACGTGA
- a CDS encoding amidohydrolase family protein: MNDERQDPLQKAKPEGKSLIDCHVHLAALPDGDNGCFISAKTLKSPLFRFLLWKHGLSPDKPREANQTYLADLLTELRASRHVDKAILLGMDGVYDRNGRPNQAHTDFLISNDYVLKTAQAHPNELLAGVSINPQRRDAVDEVHRCADAGAVLVKVLANAQQFDPANTAYISFYRALAERKLPFLSHVGYEFSLIGKDQSVGEPERLRLALDEGVTVIAAHACSYGLLLYEKFLPTLRDLVQRYPHFYADISALTLPNRLRMLLQLRTYPEVHERLLFGTDYPLPVFHVAAWGRVSLGRLQQLLKTKNRFDRQVAVCDGLQLGFRSIGDLIPPVSAQAPHGASLP; the protein is encoded by the coding sequence ATGAACGACGAGCGACAAGATCCGCTCCAGAAAGCCAAGCCAGAGGGGAAGTCACTGATCGATTGCCATGTCCATCTGGCCGCGCTACCGGACGGCGACAATGGTTGCTTCATCTCGGCCAAGACGCTGAAGAGCCCGCTGTTCCGGTTTCTGCTCTGGAAACATGGGCTCTCACCGGATAAGCCGCGCGAGGCAAACCAAACATATCTCGCCGATCTCCTCACCGAATTGCGGGCGTCACGCCATGTGGACAAGGCCATACTCCTTGGCATGGACGGCGTCTATGACCGGAACGGCCGGCCCAACCAGGCGCACACAGACTTCCTTATCAGCAACGATTATGTGCTGAAGACCGCGCAGGCCCATCCCAACGAACTACTCGCAGGCGTCTCTATCAATCCGCAGCGTCGCGATGCCGTCGATGAGGTGCATCGCTGCGCCGATGCCGGCGCGGTGTTGGTGAAGGTGCTGGCGAACGCGCAACAATTCGATCCGGCGAATACGGCATACATCTCTTTCTACCGCGCGCTGGCTGAACGGAAGTTGCCCTTTCTCAGCCATGTCGGCTATGAATTCAGCTTGATCGGCAAGGACCAGTCAGTGGGTGAGCCGGAGCGGCTTCGCCTGGCATTGGATGAAGGCGTGACGGTCATTGCGGCGCATGCGTGCAGCTATGGCTTGCTCCTGTATGAGAAGTTTCTCCCGACCCTGCGCGACCTGGTGCAGCGCTACCCGCATTTTTATGCGGATATTTCCGCCCTCACGTTGCCCAACCGGCTGAGGATGCTCCTGCAGCTCCGTACGTATCCGGAGGTGCATGAACGGCTCCTATTCGGAACCGACTATCCGCTGCCTGTCTTTCACGTGGCGGCATGGGGACGAGTCTCGCTCGGACGGCTACAACAACTTTTGAAGACCAAGAACCGCTTCGACCGGCAAGTCGCGGTCTGCGACGGGCTCCAGTTGGGATTTCGTTCGATCGGCGACCTCATTCCCCCGGTGTCGGCACAGGCGCCGCACGGAGCATCACTGCCGTGA
- a CDS encoding sigma-70 family RNA polymerase sigma factor, with protein sequence MRRDEILTILRERILAFATSRVQKDLAEDLTQEVLILLHEKYGRVTELTELVPLAFQVLRFKMLDTHRKSLRRGEYNQNSVEDLPVATPGDDPATQLDQKQRVDRLVAAVAQLGERCRELFRWKLEGNSFPEIQRLMNQTSINTIYTWDLRCRKQLLDLMGGSWE encoded by the coding sequence GTGAGGCGGGACGAGATCCTCACCATTTTGCGCGAAAGGATTCTGGCCTTCGCGACATCACGTGTCCAGAAGGACCTGGCCGAGGATCTCACGCAAGAGGTCTTGATCCTGCTCCATGAGAAATATGGCCGTGTCACTGAGCTGACCGAACTGGTTCCCCTGGCGTTTCAAGTGCTCCGGTTCAAAATGCTGGACACCCACCGCAAATCGCTGCGGCGGGGCGAGTATAATCAAAATTCCGTCGAGGACCTGCCGGTGGCCACCCCCGGGGACGATCCGGCCACGCAATTGGATCAGAAGCAGCGCGTTGATCGTTTAGTGGCCGCGGTGGCGCAGCTCGGAGAGCGCTGCCGCGAACTCTTCCGGTGGAAACTGGAGGGAAACAGCTTTCCGGAGATTCAGCGCCTGATGAACCAGACGTCGATCAACACGATTTACACCTGGGATCTGCGCTGCCGGAAACAGTTATTGGATCTGATGGGCGGCTCCTGGGAATGA